The Desulfovibrio psychrotolerans genome includes the window GCCACATCGCCGATTATCTGGTCCAGCTCATGGCGCGCATTGCCCATCATGGCGTAGCGGGTGCCCAGCAGAATAGTCTGCCCCATGCGATTTGCCCCTGCCACCAGCTCACTCCGGGCATGCATGTGATGATAACGGATACTCTGCCACGCGTGCAGGCCAAGACACACGAACATTGTCGCGCTGGTTATGGCAAGAATGCGCAACGCCAGCGAGGTGCGCATGGGAAATAAACGCCTTTGCACAGCACTCCCCTTCCGCTTTAAAGCCCAGCGTGGTCACCGCAGCCGATGCGTTCTCTCAATAATCTTCCAGCCCTGTCAGCGTCACTGCTTCCAACTCACATCGGGCACCGGCGGGAACCTCCCGCCTCATGTCCGGGTGCTCCGTGATGGTGCGCACGCAATAGTCGCCAAACTTCACGCCCTTTTCCGTGTAGTTCACCAGCTCACCAAAGCAAAATTTGTCCAGATGCGCATACATGGCAAGGCTTGCCTCCTTCCACAAAAGGCGGGTCAGGCACCCCGGCGCATGCGTGCACGAAGCAGCATCCTTGCCGCAGCCTACAAGATCGGTTCCCCCTTCCAGCAGGCGCACCACTTCGCCGACAGTGATCGTTGCAGGATCAACCGCCATCATGTGTCCTCCGTTGGGCCCCCGGCGGGTCTTGACATACCCCCCGTTCTTCAACTGCCTCGCAATCTTTTCCAAATACTTCTGCGAGATGCCCAGCCGCTTTGCGGAATCGCGCATGAGTACGGGCTCATCTCTCCCGTGCACGGCGATATCAAGCAAAAGCCTTGTCCCATAGCGGCTGTTTGTAAGCAATCGCATCTAACCCCTCCTGTTATCATACTGTTTTTTACTGTTCATACGGCGCACAGTCCGCATCATGGCCCTCCGGTACAACCTGCCCCTTGCGGGGCAACCACGTCCGCCCAGACCAGTCGGCGGCTTACTCCGGCTGTTTGTTAACACTCACAGACCAGAATAAGTACAAAAAACACACTGTTTACGCCCTTACCCCAAGCATATCCTACCTGGCAGGTAGGTACAACGACAAAAATTCCGAACCCCGCTTGTCGTGAATAAACAAGCCCGGCTCCCGGCACTGCCCAACCTGCTGAAACCAATCACAGCACCCACACGACAGCCTCGAAACCCGGAGTTAGCGGCTGTATAATTTTCACCTGCCCCCGCTCTCATCTTGCCTGT containing:
- a CDS encoding RrF2 family transcriptional regulator, giving the protein MRLLTNSRYGTRLLLDIAVHGRDEPVLMRDSAKRLGISQKYLEKIARQLKNGGYVKTRRGPNGGHMMAVDPATITVGEVVRLLEGGTDLVGCGKDAASCTHAPGCLTRLLWKEASLAMYAHLDKFCFGELVNYTEKGVKFGDYCVRTITEHPDMRREVPAGARCELEAVTLTGLEDY